One Streptomyces sp. 840.1 genomic window, TCCAGGAGCAGCTGCACTCGGTGCTCGACACCCTGTCCGAGCGTGAGGCCGGTGTGGTCTCCATGCGCTTCGGTCTCACCGACGGACAGCCCAAGACGCTGGACGAGATCGGCAAGGTCTACGGGGTGACGCGTGAGCGCATCCGGCAGATCGAGTCGAAGACCATGTCGAAGCTGCGTCACCCGTCGCGTTCGCAGGTGCTGCGCGACTACCTCGACTAGGTCGGGGAGTATCCGGAACGAGGGCCCGCATCCCAGAGGGACGCGGGCCCTCGGCCTATGTGGGGGTGCGGATCGGCGTCGGCGGAATGACTCTGGGTAGGCATGGTCCATCACAGAGTCAGGAGTACGTATGTCCCGTACCGTCGTCCGCACCATGACGGGGGCGCTCGCCCTCACCGCTGCCGCGGCCGTGATACCGCTCGCCGCCCCCGCCTCGGCAGTCGCGGACAGCATCGTCATCGGGGGGCAGCCCGCTCATGTCAAGGACAGTCCGTGGGTGGTGGCGCTCTCCAGCCGCAGCCGGTTCGGGGATGCCCGCGCCGGCCAGTTCTGCGGCGCCGTGGCAGTGGGGCCGAAGAAGGTGCTGACGGCCGCGCACTGCCTCAGCAGTGAGGCGCTCGGGAGCGATGTCAGCCAGGTGAGCGATCTGCGGATCATTTCCGGACGGGACGAGCTGAACGGTTCCGGCGGCAAGGAGATCGCGGTGAGCGGTACGTGGGTCAACCCCGGGTTCGACGCCACCACCAACAGCGGGGACGTCGCGGTGCTGACCCTCGCCGAGGCGCTGCCCGAGCAGGACGTGATCCCGATGGCCGAAGCCGGTGACGACGGCTACCGGGCGGGGACCGCCGCGGTCGTCTACGGGTGGGGGGACACCACGGGCAACGGTGACTACGCCTCGTCACTCCGGTCCGCGAATGTGAGCATTCTGCCGGACAGCTCGTGCGAGGAGGCCTACCCGGGCGGCAGGAGCGGCACGTACGAGGCCTCAGCGATGCTCTGTGCGGGCGAACCGCAGGGCGGGTACGACGCCTGCCAGGGCGACAGCGGAGGGCCTCTGGTGGCCCATGGGCGGCTTGTGGGGCTGGTCTCCTGGGGGGCGGGCTGCGGCCGGGCCGGGAGCCCCGGGGTCTATACGCGGATCTCCGCCGCCATCGGGTGGATGGCGGACGCGGTCTGACCGTCGCGGCTCCGAGTACGAGAACGGGCGGCTCCCTCCTGTGGAGGGAGCCGCCCGTCGGTCGGTACGGGACCGGCCCCTGGCTCGTCGTGGATGCGAGGTGTCAGTGTTGTTCCTCTTCGGCGGCTTGGGCCTGCACGGCCGTCAGCCGATCCGTCTCATCCTGTATTTCCGCGGCGATCTTCTTGAGTTCCGGCTCGAACTTGCGACCGTGGTGGGCGCAGAAGAGCAGTTCACCGCCACTGATCAGGACGACGCGCAGGTATGCCTGGGCGCCGCAACGGTCACAGCGGTCTGCTGCGGTCAGCGGGCTCGCGGGGGTCAGAACAGTAGTCACGTCGCC contains:
- a CDS encoding trypsin-like serine protease yields the protein MSRTVVRTMTGALALTAAAAVIPLAAPASAVADSIVIGGQPAHVKDSPWVVALSSRSRFGDARAGQFCGAVAVGPKKVLTAAHCLSSEALGSDVSQVSDLRIISGRDELNGSGGKEIAVSGTWVNPGFDATTNSGDVAVLTLAEALPEQDVIPMAEAGDDGYRAGTAAVVYGWGDTTGNGDYASSLRSANVSILPDSSCEEAYPGGRSGTYEASAMLCAGEPQGGYDACQGDSGGPLVAHGRLVGLVSWGAGCGRAGSPGVYTRISAAIGWMADAV